From the Chryseobacterium sp. G0201 genome, the window CCATAATTTGCATCAAAACCGGCAAATTCTTTTATATCGTTTCCATCTCTTGTCAAAGGAATCGGAAGATAGAATGTATTTCTGTCGTCCAGTTTTTTATAATACACTTTAGCATAGCCTTTATCGAAAACGTATTTCAGATTCATTCTGATTTGTCCACCCTGATTGGCTTTAAACCCTGTTTTTCTGATTCCGTCATCACTTCTATAGAAACCACCGACATTGAAGAATAATTTATCCTGAACCAAAGCACCTCCAACATTAAGATCAGTACGCATCAAACCGTAAGTACTCGTCTCAAGTTTTGCGCTTCCTCTAAAATCGTTACCTCCTTCTTTTGTAATAAAGTTGATCAAACCTCCCGGAGAATTGGTTGCATAAATAGATCCCGAACCTCCTCTCAAAGCTTCTAATCTGCTTACTGAATTATCTACACGGAAGAAATTATCCGCATTCGCAAATTGCAAAGCTCCATCTTCAAAAACGGGTAATCCATCTTCCTGAACCTGCACAAATTCGTACGCTCCTGCAGAAGGAATACCTCTCGCGAAAAGGTTGTTTCCTACTTCACCACCAGAAGTTTCAACTGCAAAACCGGGAACTCTCTGTAATAAAGCCGCCGCACTGATTGGGTTTTGTTTCTGAATTTCTTTTGCACTGAATGTAGAAATTGCGGTACTGGATTCTATTTTCTTTTTAGGATTTGAGTTACCAGTGATCACAACTTGTTCAATAGATGCCGATCTGGTAGAATCCTGTGGAGTTTCCTGAGCATACGCATTATTGAAGTAAAGCGTTGCAATACCGGCAATTAAAAAGATCGATTTTTTTTTCATAGCCCTATGATTTTTTATAGTTAGTTTTAATTTTGTTTTAATTTTAAATAAACACCGTTCGTCCAGCCAAAACCGTCCTGATTAGGATATTCTCCGCCACCTGCAATGGTTTCTGTATCCAGAGCATTGTATTTTTCCATTAATTTTCCGGTGTTCTTGTAAACTCGTTCTACATTAGCACACCAGTTATTTTTAATTTTCTCGGCCAGATCATCAAATCCATAATTTTTCATTGATTTAAAACCTAACCATTGATACGGTGCCCAAGCATTCGGTAAATCCCATTGTTGCCCTGAGTTTTTGGTTGTAGTAACCAATCCGCCTTGATACAAGAACTTTTCTTCTATATTTTTTGCAACAGATTTCGCCTGTTCGTCACTGGCCAAACCAAGAAATAAAGGATAAAGAGCAGCAATATGTTCAGACGGTGTTGTTGTGTGTTTTTTTGTGTGATAATCTTTATACATGTTTTCATCCCAAAAGTATTTATCGATCATCTGTCTTCGCTTTACCGCTCTTTGAGTAAAGTAAATCTCCTTTTCTGTTAAATTCTGTAGCGCTGAAGATCTCGCCAATGTTTTTTCCAAATGCCATATAAGACAGTTGACATCAACCTCAGCAAGATTCAGAGTTTCTATTGTTTGTATCGTTTCTCCATCTGCAAACCATCTGCTTGAAAAATCCCAACCAGATTCGCAGGCGCTTCTTATATTTCTGTAAAATTCGTCTCCTGTATTTTCGCTGTCTTCAATATCAATTAAATAACTTTCGGGACGAGGTACATTTTCAGCATCATAATAACGGTTTAAAATATCGCCGTCTTTAGTTTTGACAACTCTCTTTGTATTAGAACCATTTTCCAAGCCTTCTTCACCATTCATCCAGAAAGCATATTCTTTTTCCAGTGTATCGTGATATTTGATATAAATATTTTCGTCTTTTGTTGTTTCAAAAAGCAAATCAAGCATCAAAGAAAAATACGGTGGCTGGGAACGGCTTAAAAAATGAGTTCTGCTCGCATTCGGAACAAATCCTACGGTTTGAATTAAATAAGAACAGTTTTCAATGATATTTTCCATCATTTCAACTCTTCCCGAAACCTGTAATCCAAGCATGATAAAATAACTGTCCCAATAGAAAAACTCGTTGAAACGCCCGCCTGGAACTACATAAGGTTTTGGAAGTTTTAATAATGTTCCTCTTTCTTCGTAAGCAGTTCTTGTCAGTTCCTCCCAAAGTTTTTCGATATGTTCGTTAATTGGCAACTGTTTTTCTCTCTTAATCGAAATTTTAGCGCCCAAAAAATCGAAATTTGACATCACAAAAGCTTTTAAATCAAAACTTTCTGTATCTTTTTCCTTATCATATTTTGAATTAATTTCAGAAATAGAAAATAATGGAACCGCATCTGTCATCATCTTTTGATCTTCAAAAACTTTAGATCTTTGAACATCATCAAAAAGAGCCTGAATTTCGTTTATGTAAAGTTGATTACTCATTTTTATTTTTTAGGATTTATTTTTAATTTATTCATGAAAATTGCTGAAACGATCAACATTGAAAGTGGAATTAATGAAAGGTAAAACGCCTGTTGTCCGCTAAATTTTTCAAATACCAAACCTGTGATTATCGAACCAATCGTTCCTCCGATTGCAGAAAAAACGACAATCAAACCAGACATTGCACTGTGTAAATATTTTGGAATTGATGCTAAGATCACAGAGTTGATACTTGGATAAATTGGAGCCAATAAACCGCCCATTAATGGAAATAAATACACAACCAATGGAGCATTCAGCCAAGTCGTTCCTGTATCAATATGAATATTGTGAGTTAATGGTAAAACCAACAAAATACTTATTGCAAAACCAATCACACAAAAGGAAACAACGTAAATCCAGCTAAATTTTTTCGAGAAAAAACCCGATAAAAATCTTCCTAACGCAAAAGCTCCCGCCAAAACCGCACCCGCCTGAATACTCATCGAAGTCGGAACTTTTAGGATTTCTTTATAAAAAGTTGGTGTCCATGTTTGAAAGCTCTGCTCTACCAACACAAAAAGAAAAGCACATAATAAAAAGAACAATACTTTTCTGTAACTGAATAAACTTGCGCTGTTTCTCAAATCTCCAAGCAAGTCTGTTTTTTCGCTTTTTGCTTCATTTTCATTCAACTTAGAAAAGAAAAGAAATAAAAATGATAATGTCGAAAGTGCACCTAATACCCAATAAACATTCAGCCAATGTGTAGATTTTGGGTTATGGTCGTCGATAAATAAGCTGAATAAAACATTTCCAACCAACACTCCGATCATGAAAAATCCTTCCAGATATCCCATAAAACTTGAGTGTTCTTTATCTGTATTCGTCACCAATCCGATGGATGTGAAAACCGAAATTTTAATCAAAGCGAAAGAAATTCCGACAATCGTAAATAGCAATTTGAAAAACCAGAACTCATTAGAAAAAGGCATTACAAAACACATGCAACTCACCAAAAATAAAGCGATCAACATTGATTTTTTAATACCAATCTTTGGTAAAAAAGATGCTAAAATGAACGAACAAATAGCAATCGGAAGATCTTTAAAACCTTCCAAAACACTTGCAGAAGATTTCGAAATACCGAAATTTTGCTGCATTTGTAATATTACCGTTCCCACAGAATTCAAAAGAATTGCGAAAACGAAATAATTTAAAAACAAAACCGCCTTTATGTTGAAATTTTTCATTAAATAATTTCTTGGTGGCTAAGATAGAAGCATTTATGTTAACGTTAATTTAACACAGTAAATGAATATTTGAACTATATTAATATAATTATTATTTTAGACGATAAAATACGATTAACTGAATGAAAGTTACATTTGAACGAGTGATCCCCGATGAAAAGAGCTCTTTTCGCACAATTCACAATAATTCTCCTATTTCAGAATTCAAATGGGAGTACCATTATCATCCGGAAATTGAGCTCGTGTGTATCATTTCGGGGAACGGAACGCGCCATGTCGGCTATCATAAAAGTAATTACACCAATGGTGATTTGGTATTGATTGGTTCCAATATTCCGCATTCCGGATTCGGTTTAAACTCTATTGATCCTCACGAGGAAATTGTTTTACAGTTCAAGGAAGAGATTCTGCAGTTTCCGCAACAGGAAGTTGAAGCGAGATCTATTAAAAACTTGTTGGAACTTTCAAAATATGGCATTCAATTTCATACCAAGATCAAAAAAGCAATGCTTCCAAGGTTAAAATTAATGTTGGAATGTGAAGGTTATAAAAGATATTTATTGTTGTTAGAAATTCTTTTCGAGCTTTCAAAATGTACTGATTATGAGCTTTTAAACAAGGAAATTATGCCGTACACGATTATTTCAAGAAATAAAACCCGTCTGGAAAATATTTTCACCTTTGTAGAACATAATTATGACAAAGAAATTAATATTGAAGATGTTGCAAAACTGGCGAATCTCACCCTTCCCGCTTTCTGTAATTTTTTCAAAAAAGCTACACAGATTACTTTTACTGAATTTGTGAATAGATATCGTATTAATAAGGCTTGTTTGTTAATGGCTCAAGATAAAAGTATTTCTGAATGCAGTTACAGCTGCGGTTTTAATAATGTAACTTACTTTAACAGAATGTTTAAAAAATATACGCAGAAAACACCTTCTGAGTTTATTAAAAATTATTCTCCTGGTAAGGTCGATGTAGATTCAAAGGTTGAAAATAAGGTTAAAATTAAGGCTAGTTTTTAAGACTAAAATTGTGGATAACTTTGTGGATAACCATGTTGATAACTTTTCAACCCAATAAAAAGTAATAAATTTAAACTTATTAAAATCTACACAAAACCTATATAAACAGATAGTTACAGTAGATCATTCTAGTAAAAATAATTTGTTAACAATTTTAAACAAAAAAGCTGTTCGATAATAGAACAGCTTTATATATTTTAAACAAAATGAAAAATTATTTCCATTTAATATTACAACCCATGCTCGGTCTTTGAAGCTCTTCCTGAGGTTCACCTAATAACAGATTTTCGAAAGCAATAATAAGATCTTCACCTGTAACATCTTTATTGTTTCCAGGTCTTGAATCATCCATTTGTCCTCTGTAGATGAGGTCTAATTTCTCATCAAAGAAGAAGAAATCCGGTGTACATGCAGCTTCGTAAGCTTTTGCAATTGCCTGGCTTTCGTCATATAAATAAGGAAAGTCAAAGTTTTTTTCAATTTGGAATTCAATCATTTTCTCCGGAGAGTCAGCCGGATATTTTTCTACATTATTAGCATTGATCGCAATGAATTCTATTCCTCTTTCATTATAGTCTTCATATAATTCATTCAATTTATCAATTACATGAAGAACGAACGGGCAATGGTTGCACATAAAGATAACCAATGTTCCTTTTTTACCTTTCAAATCATCCAATGATTGGATTTCATTACTTTTTGAAGGGTTCGGAAGCTCAAAAAAAGGAGCTTTTGTTCCTAATGCGATCATATTTGAGGGAGTATTCATATCTTTTTTATTTAGGCACAAAGATAAATATTTCTTTTATTATATAGGTAAGGAAGCTTGAAGCGGAAAGAAAGAAGTTACGCAATTTAAAAACATTTATAATTCAATCGACTCAGGCTATTTATCCTATTAATTTTTACAATAATTTCAAAATCATCTCCTTAAACTCCCATTTTTACTGCATTCACCTATTTATAAAATTACTTTAAAATCTTTAGCCAGTCTTAAATAGTAAAATACATTTGGAAGATATACTTAAAAGTTTGTAGTTTTGCTAACACTGTTAGTAAAATAAAAAATCATGGGCTTACATGAACGTCGTCAAAGAGAAAAAGAATCAATACGTGCCAATATTTTGGATGCGGCTTTTTCTTTGGCTAAAACGGAAGGTTGGGCCTCGCTTTCAATCCGTAAAATTGCAGACGCTATAGAATACAGTGCTCCAGTAGTTTACGATTATTTTGAGAACAAAGAAGCTATTCTGTATGAAATTTCACTGAATGGTTTTCACTGTTTACACATAGAATTATTAAAAGCTCAGAAAAAGCATGATACTCCCGAAGAACAATTAACTGCAATAGTTGATGCATATTGGAAGTTTGCTTTTAAGAATAAAGAATATTATCAATTAATGTTTGGTCTTGGGATGCAATGCAGTGGAAAAGGTCTTATGAAAGAAGAATTTTCTTCGTTTCAGGATATGATCTACGATTGCACTTATGAGATCATCAAGAAAAACGGATCTAATCCGGATAATGCTTGTCACATGTCTCACGCATTATTTTCGGCTGTACATGGTTTGATCTCTATTATGATGATGCGTAACGATGATATCCCTTCTACAATGAATAAAACTACATTAGACGAAACGGTTTCGGCTTTTGTTAAATCTTTGTAAATTTTTTTTGAACTAAAAATTAACACCGTTAGGAAAAGTAACATGGAATAATTAACATTATTCAATTTTATTTAAATTAAAAAAGAAAAAACTTTAAAATGAAGACTAATTTCATAGCATTACTTTATGTAATTTTCTTTCCTTACCATTAACACTGTTAGGAAAAATAACACCAGGCACATCATTTATACATTTAAAATCAACATTAAAAAAATTATAATCATGTAGACAATAATTTACTCAATATTAAGAATTCTGTAATTTTTTTTGAACTAATCATTAACACTGTTAGGAAAAATAACGGAATTTAAATTAAAAACAATACTACTTAATCTAACACTTCATTAAAAATTTAAACTTAAAATGAAAACACTTGCAAAAACAAGGATTATCATACTAATTTCAAGTATTATCCTTTTACAGAATTGCACCAAGGCAGCCGAAGGATCAAACGCTGCTCCACCTGCACCAGAATTGCCAGTTTATACCGTAATTACATCTCCTGCAACAGTTTATCAGGAATTCCCGACAGCTTTAGAAGGAAAAAATAATGTAGAGATAAGATCTCAGGTTGACGGATATTTAGATAGAATTTATGTAGAGGAAGGTGCTTATGTAAAAGCCGGACAACCTTTATTTAAAATAGATTCAAGAGCTTATGGTGAGCAAATGAATATGGCACAAGCCAATTTACAGGTTGCCAATGCAAACATTCAGAAAGCTAAAGTTGAGGTTGACAGACTTCAGCCTTTGGTAAGCGCAAAAGTAGTTTCTGATGTTCAGATGAAAACTGCAAAAGCAAATTACGCAGCAGCTGTTGCGGCAGCAGCTCAGGCAAAAGCTTCTGTTGGCGGAGCTAGAATCAATGTAGGCTTTACTACGATCACAGCGCCGGTTAGCGGATACATTGGAAGAATTCCTTACAAAAAAGGAAGCCTAATTTCAAGAACAGACCCAAGTCCATTGACTTTATTATCTGATATCAGCGAAATTTATGCGTATTTCTCTTTAAGCGAACTGGATTTTATTGCTTTTCAAAATAAATATCCCGGAGCAACTTTAAACGAGAAACTGAAAAACATGCCGATGGTAGATTTGGTTATCGCAGACAACAGTACGTATCCTGAAAAAGGTAAAATGAGCATTGTTGACGGACAGTTTGACAAAAGTACAGGAGCAATCAGCGTTCGCGCCGTGTTCCCGAATGCAAACGGAACATTGAGAACAGGAAATACTGGTAGAGTTCGTATGCCTCAGTTATTCACAAGTACACTTGTTATTCCACAGGAAGCAACTTTTGAAATCCAGGACAAAACCTACGTTTATGTAGTTGGAAAGGATAAAAAAGTAACCGGAAAACCTGTAAAAATCTCTGGAAAAACAGACAGCTATTACTTCATTTCAGAAGGACTTGCTGTCGGAGATAAAATCGTATTTACAGGAATCGGAGCATTGAAAGACGGTGTTGCCATTAAGCCAAAAGTTATTTCTTCTGATAGCCTTTTGAGAGCAAAACCTTTGTAACAATCCTTTTCAAAAAAACAGAAGACTTAAAAAAATAAACTTCTTATGTTAAAACAATTTATAGAAAGACCGGTACTTTCAACGGTCATCTCCATCATACTCTTACTCTTGGGAGCGATGTCGGTTTTC encodes:
- a CDS encoding trehalase family glycosidase; this encodes MSNQLYINEIQALFDDVQRSKVFEDQKMMTDAVPLFSISEINSKYDKEKDTESFDLKAFVMSNFDFLGAKISIKREKQLPINEHIEKLWEELTRTAYEERGTLLKLPKPYVVPGGRFNEFFYWDSYFIMLGLQVSGRVEMMENIIENCSYLIQTVGFVPNASRTHFLSRSQPPYFSLMLDLLFETTKDENIYIKYHDTLEKEYAFWMNGEEGLENGSNTKRVVKTKDGDILNRYYDAENVPRPESYLIDIEDSENTGDEFYRNIRSACESGWDFSSRWFADGETIQTIETLNLAEVDVNCLIWHLEKTLARSSALQNLTEKEIYFTQRAVKRRQMIDKYFWDENMYKDYHTKKHTTTPSEHIAALYPLFLGLASDEQAKSVAKNIEEKFLYQGGLVTTTKNSGQQWDLPNAWAPYQWLGFKSMKNYGFDDLAEKIKNNWCANVERVYKNTGKLMEKYNALDTETIAGGGEYPNQDGFGWTNGVYLKLKQN
- a CDS encoding TetR/AcrR family transcriptional regulator, with translation MGLHERRQREKESIRANILDAAFSLAKTEGWASLSIRKIADAIEYSAPVVYDYFENKEAILYEISLNGFHCLHIELLKAQKKHDTPEEQLTAIVDAYWKFAFKNKEYYQLMFGLGMQCSGKGLMKEEFSSFQDMIYDCTYEIIKKNGSNPDNACHMSHALFSAVHGLISIMMMRNDDIPSTMNKTTLDETVSAFVKSL
- a CDS encoding MFS transporter, translating into MKNFNIKAVLFLNYFVFAILLNSVGTVILQMQQNFGISKSSASVLEGFKDLPIAICSFILASFLPKIGIKKSMLIALFLVSCMCFVMPFSNEFWFFKLLFTIVGISFALIKISVFTSIGLVTNTDKEHSSFMGYLEGFFMIGVLVGNVLFSLFIDDHNPKSTHWLNVYWVLGALSTLSFLFLFFSKLNENEAKSEKTDLLGDLRNSASLFSYRKVLFFLLCAFLFVLVEQSFQTWTPTFYKEILKVPTSMSIQAGAVLAGAFALGRFLSGFFSKKFSWIYVVSFCVIGFAISILLVLPLTHNIHIDTGTTWLNAPLVVYLFPLMGGLLAPIYPSINSVILASIPKYLHSAMSGLIVVFSAIGGTIGSIITGLVFEKFSGQQAFYLSLIPLSMLIVSAIFMNKLKINPKK
- a CDS encoding thioredoxin family protein, giving the protein MNTPSNMIALGTKAPFFELPNPSKSNEIQSLDDLKGKKGTLVIFMCNHCPFVLHVIDKLNELYEDYNERGIEFIAINANNVEKYPADSPEKMIEFQIEKNFDFPYLYDESQAIAKAYEAACTPDFFFFDEKLDLIYRGQMDDSRPGNNKDVTGEDLIIAFENLLLGEPQEELQRPSMGCNIKWK
- a CDS encoding efflux RND transporter periplasmic adaptor subunit, whose product is MKTLAKTRIIILISSIILLQNCTKAAEGSNAAPPAPELPVYTVITSPATVYQEFPTALEGKNNVEIRSQVDGYLDRIYVEEGAYVKAGQPLFKIDSRAYGEQMNMAQANLQVANANIQKAKVEVDRLQPLVSAKVVSDVQMKTAKANYAAAVAAAAQAKASVGGARINVGFTTITAPVSGYIGRIPYKKGSLISRTDPSPLTLLSDISEIYAYFSLSELDFIAFQNKYPGATLNEKLKNMPMVDLVIADNSTYPEKGKMSIVDGQFDKSTGAISVRAVFPNANGTLRTGNTGRVRMPQLFTSTLVIPQEATFEIQDKTYVYVVGKDKKVTGKPVKISGKTDSYYFISEGLAVGDKIVFTGIGALKDGVAIKPKVISSDSLLRAKPL
- a CDS encoding AraC family transcriptional regulator, giving the protein MKVTFERVIPDEKSSFRTIHNNSPISEFKWEYHYHPEIELVCIISGNGTRHVGYHKSNYTNGDLVLIGSNIPHSGFGLNSIDPHEEIVLQFKEEILQFPQQEVEARSIKNLLELSKYGIQFHTKIKKAMLPRLKLMLECEGYKRYLLLLEILFELSKCTDYELLNKEIMPYTIISRNKTRLENIFTFVEHNYDKEINIEDVAKLANLTLPAFCNFFKKATQITFTEFVNRYRINKACLLMAQDKSISECSYSCGFNNVTYFNRMFKKYTQKTPSEFIKNYSPGKVDVDSKVENKVKIKASF